From Brassica oleracea var. oleracea cultivar TO1000 chromosome C3, BOL, whole genome shotgun sequence, a single genomic window includes:
- the LOC106331367 gene encoding protein PXR1 has product MAGIINKIGDALHIGGGNKEDEHKKEEHKKHADEHKSGEHKEGIVDKIKDKIQGGEGHSSGDHKHDGEKKKKKDKKEKKHHHDGHHSSSSDSDSD; this is encoded by the coding sequence ATGGCAGGAATCATCAACAAGATCGGAGATGCTCTCCACATCGGAGGAGGCAACAAGGAAGATGAGCACAAGAAGGAGGAACACAAGAAACACGCCGACGAGCACAAGAGTGGTGAGCACAAGGAGGGTATCGTTGATAAGATCAAAGACAAGATCCAAGGCGGAGAAGGCCACAGCAGCGGAGACCACAAACATGACGGTGAGAAGAAAAAGAAGAAGGACAAGAAGGAGAAGAAACATCATCATGATGGTCACCACAGCAGCAGCAGTGACAGCGACAGCGATTAA